From the Manis pentadactyla isolate mManPen7 chromosome 15, mManPen7.hap1, whole genome shotgun sequence genome, the window ttagatataacaccaaaagcatgacCCATAAAAGTACAAATGGCTAAATTGAAGTCCATAAAATATAAACACTTCTTTTCAAAAGGTACTGTtcagagagtgaaaagacaaaccCCACAATGGGCAGAAACACTTTCaaagcatatatctgataaagaacttgCATCTAGAATACATTAAAACTCTCAaactgacaaaacaaaacaaaataccaaaaaaaaaaaacccaccaaaaaaCACAGATGACCCAgcagaaaaaatgggcaaaaggcttGAATAGACACTTCACCAGAGAATATATAAGGTGGCAACAAGCACATGACCGATCCTGAACAATACCAGTCATtgggggaatgcaaattaaaatcatgagATACTTCTAAATGCCTATTTGAGTGACTAAAATTGAGAAGGCTGGCCACACCAAgtgttgatgaagatgtggagGACCTGGAACTCTCattcctgctggtgggaatgcaagtgaTATAGCtgatttggaaaacagttttataGTTTCTAAAACATTAAATGTGCCCCCACCCTATGATTCAGACATTCTAtttcttggtatttatccaagaggAAAGAAAGTGCATGTCTGTGTAATGAATTGTACATGAATGAtcaaagcagctttctttgtaaactcaaaatagaacaacccaaatgtctactaAAAGGTGACTGGTTAAAACAAATGATTGTATgctcacacagtggaatactactcaccaGTAAAAAAGAATGGGCTATTGATACACCCAAcaacatgtatattttttaagtatgtgccattttgttctgtgtcaCTTACACCTCAACAAAGCTGACAAAAAATTTCCTACCTCACAACATATAAAAACACAAGTTCTAGTTGGATGAGGGACCtaaatgtgaaaagcaaaatctgactACTTTAAAAAACTGGAGGAGAGGATGTTCTAACCTTGGGAAGAATTTCTTGAACAAGTGGGTCCTAAGCTTTCCTTGTCCCTGGAACCCTTAGTTTAatttccttgtaatttttttaatctcCAAAGAAGTTTCTAACATAGGTGAGCTGGGAAACTGACAGTGGCAAAGAGCCCTGATGTGTAGCGCCTGCTGATTTTCATAACATAAATACAGGGATTCCCCAGCTTTTGAAATGTTTGCGTTCCCCTACTTTGCTTGCACAAAACACCTGCATTTGTACCTGTTTTCACTAACTGAAAGAGATCCAAAGAGGATTTCTGCTTTATGAAAAAAGGCAGAGGGTGAATATAATGTTCATCATTTGTTGGGCAGCGAGCAGTACAGAGGCAGCCGGCACCCCAGCAGAGCAGCGAGAGAGgcctgcccagccccttcccaggtACCACCTCTCAGCGTCAGGCCGCCAGAGCTCTGAGCCATGTCTGTTGGCAGCGTGCTTTACCTCCACTTATTTGCTGCATCTGCTAGCAAGacgtgtcctaaggtatcagaaaagcctaggAGAGGTTTTTGGGCCCGGATAGGCTAaaaaatttttccatataaattaatggtaattgcttctccACTTTCTGCCATTTGGGCTTCCGAAAGGTTTCATAGGCATGTTCTACTTTTGAAGAGTGGGGGCACCGTGTCTCTCCTCGGGGCTGTGCTGGACATACCCTAAGGTGACTCAGTGAGTCACTGCTGTTATCCTCCCCTCTCCTTCAGTGGGGACAGAACCTGTGACTTGTTTCTAGCCACTGCAATATAGCACATGTGACGCAGTGTGGCTCCCTGGATTAGTTTGCTGTGTCGAACTGCACGTTAGTAGACAGGAGAGAGGTCCAGCTGGCCTCGAAGAGGGAAGCTGCCATGGTGTGGCCGGGGAGCCGCCAGGGGTTCCTAGGAGCTGAGGGCCTCAGTCCTACAGCCTCAAGGAGCTGAATTCTGCCAGCAGCCACAGGATGAGCCCCAGCTGAGACCGCCACCCTGGCAGACACCACGGTCTCATCTCTGGGAGACCCTGAGCACAGGATCTGGCCTAGCGAGGACTCCTGACCCAGGGAAACTTCAAGATGATAAATGGGTGTTGAAATTTTTAATGCAGAAGTAGAAAGCTAATATAATGTTCAATTTGAAGCCGCCAAGAATTTAACTTACATAATTCCTGAAAATGTAACACTGAGCTCTCAAGGGCTGTCCCAGGGGGGCGCCAGCATTGTCCTGCTAACATTTCTGCCTATTAGGTAGATTGGACCGAACAACCCAAGTGTTTGCGTCCTGACAACCTAGGaaccatttgaaaaaatatatatacataaatggaaagaaaattatatttcattctTAAAACCGCAATTATTTCTCCGCGGAACATTTGTGCCTACTGGGCACTGCGCACCTTTTCAGATCTTGGAGTCAGATTGGGCATCGCCACCCTCATTCCGTGTGACTTCTGGGCAGTGCTTGGCTTTTTTTGACGGAAAATTTTACTgggataattgtagattcacatgcagcgGAAGAAATAACAGAGAGAACTCTTGTATGCTTTGCCCAGCTTCCCCCAGTGGTAACATTTTTGGGTATTTGATTTTCAATACCCTATTTCACAGCAGCTGCCAGAAACTCAGTTTCACAAAGATGTGACATCATCGGAAGGGATGTAGCGCCATCTTGTGTTGAACCCGTGAACTACCTTGAGCTTGTAGTACATGAGGTGTCTGACCGATGTCAGTATGCCTCCCTCAGAACCCCACACATCCCCGTGGTCCCCCCTTTGACTTCGCTGCAATGCTCTCGGGTGCCCTCGTGCACGTGTTAGCTTTCAAAGGACCACCAACTGGGTGGCCTGCAGGGCAGAGGTTTATGGTCCCACGGTCCTGGAGACAAGGTGTCCGCAGGGCTggctccttctgagggctgttccccgcctccccgCCAGCTTCTGGTGGGTTGCTGGCGCTCTTTGGTGTTCCTTACTGCATAAAAGCATCACACTGAACTCTGCCTCCGTCTTCCCCAGGCGTTGCCATTGTCTGCCCGAGTGGGCACATTCCCCGTTTTATAAAGACACCCACCCTACCGGATTAGGGTCCGCCATGATGACTTCGTTTTAACTTGatcacctctgtaaagaccctgtctccaaataaggTCGCCTTCTGAGGGCCTGGGGATTAGCACTTACAGCCTGAGTATGGGGGAGACACAATCCAACGCAAAACAGTGCACAGGGAAACACATTCTTAAGcagttcattgattcatttagtATGTATGTTTTGTTGAACACCTGCCCTGTGTCAGGcacaaaaaaagacagaaatccaCACTCATGGAGCATCTGATTTAGTTGGGGAGACAGAATACCCCAAATAAAGGATTGGGTCACATGCCCACCTCTAGGCCAGTCCTTGTTGATGGTCCAGCCCTGACTCCTGTGGCTGGCAGGACAGCTGGTTGTGGCTGGaagacagaagcacacagaaggtTGGGTGTTGTTGGCAGGAGAAGGGTAGACCAGATGGCTGGGGCCACAAGGCCAGCAAATGTCAGCCACACTCAGCCActctctctcccactcctctCCCTTGATCTCTCAGTCTGTCCCACATTCGGCCAACAAATAGGTACCATCCTCTTTCTTCAGATCCAGGAGTGGGACACCCGGATCTCTGCCCATGGCAAGGATGCCACAGCTCTGGGATTTATCCTGGACCAGAAGGTCAAGGTCCGGCGAAGGCTCAAGACCCTAGAAGACCAGTTGGACAGGGTGAGGGTCAGCTCCTGGCTCTCCAGCCTGACTCTGGCTGTGGGGGAAGAACTGAGCGTGGGGCCAAGTTCTGGAAATAGTGGGCCCAGGTCCTGGAGGTGGGAAGGCCTGAAGCACTGGGCCCACTGAGGGTTCAGGAGACGAGATCCCAGAGGGATGGAGGGTCCCCAAGGAAAGGAGACTGATGCCTGGGTCCTTGGTGGGGGGCTGGGCAGTGCTCTCAGGGTCCCCAAATTGGGAATGGGTTCCATATCTGACAAATGCCCCCTTGGCCTCAGCCAGACACTGCACCCTCTCACgtccccctgcccccactctcCCAGGTCACCTGTCGCTTTGACGTCCAGTTGGCGCAGAATGCTGCCCTGCGGGAGGAGCTGGATCTCCTGAGGATTGAGAGGAACTGCTATCTGAATGTGGATCGCAAGTTTCAGAAGGTCAGTGGCCCTGAGGCCCAGGACCCCGTGGCACCAACGGTGTGGAGGACAGGTAACACCTTGCCGACTCCCACACTTGGGCCTCAAGTATGTAACCGGAGCCACAGGTTCACCTTTGTCTAGAGGGAATGGAGACCTGGAAAATATTCCAGGACACCTCTAATGAAGACAACAGCCTCATTTATTCTTGCAGAAAGCAGAGATGTCATTTTGAATATTGTCACCCCGGGCGATCAATGAGCAAGCAAGACCATTTACATTCTGTGGGTATCTCTGTACCCTTTGAAGTCCTTTGAGGAATGCTCCCTTCCTCTCTCAACCCTCCCTTCCCtgcaagaatagtacaaagaACTATATATCCTTCACCAAGATGGATTGTTTTCCATATTTCCCCTCTTTATAATTACtaattttactgaaaataatttacTATTACAATTGCTGAACTATTTGAGAATATGTTGCAGACATGAGCTTTTAAGAACTTTGGTGTGTATTTTCCAAGAACATTTTCTTATGTAAACATAATGCAATTATCCAGATCTATCCAGATCTAAAGTCAGGATCTCTAACATTGCTGCCATTCTGAACAGTCCATATTTAAAGTTCACTGACTGTCCCAATTTCGCCCTTTGAACAAGCGAGTTTGATTTTCCTGCGGCAGGCACCAGCCAGGCGCCCTCATTAGTGTGTGGCTGTTCTGGCCCCACGCATCTGGACAGCCCCTCTCCCTTCTTCGTCTTGGTGACTTTGACATTCTGGAGGCACCCAGGCCAGTCGTGTTGGACAAGGTCTTTCAAGATGGTTTGTCTGGCCTTTCTTTGTGATTAGATCCAGGTGCATTTTTGTGGGACATGCCAGAGGTGATACTGTGTCCTTCGTGTGCGTTGTATCGGGAGGCACGTGATGTGAGTTTGTCCCCTACCTAGAAATGTTGGCTTGGATCACCTGCTTAGCCCTGTTTCTGCAATCCAGCGTTTCCCTGTTTGTCCACTATGGACATATCCTGTTCCCTGACACATTTTCATTCAATTGTTTTAAAATCCGTTACTGATTCTTGCCTGAATAATTACTACTGTACTGGCTGTCAAATGgtaatttttttctaactcttaTCATTCCTTTTACACTTATAAGATGGCAGTCTATTTAAGGAAGAGCTTCTCTGTGTGTTTTTGTGTTATCAGTAAGCATTTGTGTATTCTTACTTTATTTTATGGGTAGTAATCCATGGCTATCAGGATTTAGGATGATGTTCAAATTGTCCCGGACTTGGTGAGTAGGAGCCCCCTTCCAACTGGCTTTTGTGTCCATTTCATATgctctcttgtttatttttttgagcaCTTCCATAATTTCTGGCACAGAAAGACAGTCCAGGCTATTTTGTGCGCCGTCTGCCCCAAGCCTGGAGcgagccatttctccaaggagtccCAGTTCTTTCTAGTGGGAAGTAGGTGTCGAGACACAAAGACACAGGCTCAAAGAGTCCTTGTCGCTACCGGCATGTCTTTGCTTTGAGGCCTTTTGAGGCCTTTTCTCTGGAGAGAGCTAGgacgcacacacacatattttaaagccctGAGTTCATATTGATGCCTCTAATTCCCGTCTAGCATCAATGGGTTATTTCTGAACATTCTCCAGTTTTCACCTTTCCGTCTCTCTTCTCCCACAGCGGGAACACTGGCTCCCAACCGCATCCACACACAAACTCACTTGCTTAATCCCATAATATGCGCAAAAGAGGGTCAGAACTGCTATAGCTGTCCCTCCAGCCCCCCGAACCTAAGAAGCAGAGTTCAAGACGTGTGTGCCGTTGTTTTGTCTTCTGAGGGCATGGGGAGCAAtcagtctatctatctatacatccaAATTATTGTATTCAGAAGTCATTTGGATTAgttcctttttgtgtgtgtcttctgGGTGGTTATGTTCTTTGTTTGAAATACAGTTCGGTTCATTTGCTTCTGTTTGTATTTCCATCTAGTTTGTTCCCCTATCAttgttgatttaattttctttatgagCATGTAAACCATTAACAAGGTTCCCAGACCACAGCTATTCAAAGTGCCCCAGAGCGGCATCACGGTCCCCTTCATTCCCACCCAGCCCCTATGGTTCCTGGTTATCTCTCTTGGCTTTCTTTGGCAAAAttaaatgtgtgtgcatgtgcgcacATATGTGTTTACATATGTCTGTACACGtatgcatacatgtatatgtgtattataCTTATACATATacgttatatatgtatatgtgtatttatgtatttgtatattgtaTATACATTAGGATAAATATACACATTATAAGTATGTACAAAATGTACATATAATTTCCTCCCTTTGTTCTCCTGAAAGAACCCTTTTTACCAGTAGGTAATACTGCAAAGACATTTCTGTGAAACTACAAAATAAGTTAGTATGGTCGCAATTAGGAAACTCACACAGATTTCTGAGCCCGACCACAAAATTGGTTCTGGGTGGAGCACTTCATCGGGAAAAGGTCCCTGGGCCAGGTTCCAGCCCAGAAGTTTGGCtttctgtttacctcctacctcTTTAAAATCCCTCTCGCTGCGGCTTGGAGGGCACAGCTGGGGGCTGCGGGGAATGAGGTCTGGGGCAACGAGGCTGTGAAAGGCCGCCTCTGTTTTGTTCTCTCGCAGGAGCTCCAGCTGCTGTGGCACACGGTCGACGGCCTCATGGTCTCCTCCACCTCTGCCTTCGCCGTCAGGTAGGGCTCTGGAGGCCTCCAGGGTGGGGGCCGAGTGCACCTTTTCGTAAGGCAGTGATGGGAAGGCTCAGAATTCTAGATGGACGGGCAGATCCTACATTTTGCTTTCATGAGGTGCccctttgtcttcctcctccactggtgtccctgtcccttggGCCAGGCCCCCTCCTTGGGCGTAGGCATGAACCTCTTTGGCCCCAGTCTGCTAATGGCGTGTGGCGCATGGGGCTGTAGAGGGAATTAGGTAAGGAGGTACGCCAGTGCAAGTGGCAGGGGCCCAGGAACCTAGGAAGCATCTGTGCATGTGGGTGACGTGATAATTTATCAGTACTGGCTGAAAGGGACAGAGAGATTCAGGCCACCTTCAGATAAAGCCCCATGTGGTCTGGAATCTGGAAGCCCAAGatgctctgcccactggctgctctccaTCTCTGGGGCTCTCGTGGGCTCCACGCTCTCTCTTCCTCCATCGCTGCTTCTCCTGGAGCTCCAGCCCTGTCCTCTTGTGGCTTCATACACTCCATTCAGTAGCTTATTTCTACCTCGTGACTTCTGTTTACTCACAGTCTGTGATTCCTCATGACCTCAGTTACAGCCAAATCCACCTTACGGCTTCTGTGGTTTTATTGTTTTGAGTTAAGATGCACAGAACAAAATTTACCATGTTAAAGCATATGATTCTGTGGCATTTTGGACATTCATGTTGTGCCAGCAACACTTCTGTCTAGATCCCAACACTTGGGTCACCTGTGCCCACTAAGCAGTCACTCACTCTCGTTTCCCCTCTTCCCCAGGCCCCTGGGAACCACTGGCTTCCTCCCTGTCCCTACGGATTTACCTACTGCAGACATTTCATTAAGTGGAACCATACAATACGTGACTTTTCGTGTCTGGCTTCTCTTTGTGTCACGCGAGGTTCACGCACGTGGTAGACTGTGTTGGTGCCTCATTCCTTTTTCTGGCAGATTCTGTAAATTTCTTACCTTTGGTTCACCACGATGCCTTCAGAGCCTTGACTGTACCTCATGGTTTCTGCTCACGCATAGCTTGGGCTTCTTTATAACCTGATCTTCAAAACATGATGACTTTCAGTGGCTTCTCCCTATACATCCTTCTGTCTTCAGCTTGCTGCCCTGTCTAAGCATTTCCCAATTCGATTTCGGATGGAGAGAATCTGGCCTGGCTCATCTTTTCCACCAAGTGCCCAGGTGATGGCCTCTCTGTGCCTGGGCAGGATCTGGTCTCTGCCAGCTCTCCTCCAGCCGACCACACGGGCCGCCCACAGGAAGCACGGACAGGTGGTTTCTGCTGGAAGGTGTGGGCAGGTATCATCACTCACACTTCCTGTCGGGCCAGCCAGTGTCTCCAGGGCTGCCTTGCTGGGTGCCCTGGGGCAGgtcacttcccttctctgagcctccatttcctccacTGTGAGGTAGCAATAATAACGGTATCTACCTCAAGCCCCGCAGGGCCAGGCTTCCAGGAAGCTGGGTTCCCTCTTCCTTGCCCCTTGGTTGGCATGGAGCTCAAGGCACAGAAAGAACTGAGTCATGATTCCTGCAGGGGCTGCCACCCGAGGCTAGAAGGGTCACTGAGGGCTGGCGTGGGCGGGGGAGGCTTTCCAACCAGGAGGACTGAGCTGAGTAAACTAGACCTGAAAGGAATTAGAGCCGAGCAAGAAGCTGGTGCCACCAAGGGTGGTGGAGGTGTGGAGGTGGGAACCAGCGTGACCCCTGGGCGGGGACTGGCCTGCTGCTCTCCCAACCTAATGACCCTCTGACCTTTGACCCCACAACCCATGAAGTAGACTTGGGGCACTCTCAATTTACAGTTGGCTGCACTATGTTTAAAAGCTCAAAAGCTACATTTTCAGAGGAACAGTCTAGGGGACATTTAGTGAACAAGGCTTCTGGGGTGTCTCCAGTATCTTAACAGGGCATGTGCTCAAGTACTGGTGATGTCACCCACTTGGCCAACAGAAGGCCCTGGAGGGTCTGAGCCCCTTACATTTGCAATCACACAGACCTAAACTCCGGCAGAATGACCCAGACCTCCTGTGCCTGTGCTCCCCAGTCTGCGAATAATCTCTCCCCCTGGCCAGGTTGCCTCCTCTTCCACGGCTGACATAGCAATGCCCAGGCCTCGGGGATGCCCCTGGCATGCCCTGCAGCGGTGCCCCCTCCCATGGCCTGGCACCCGTCAAGGCCCAGACTCCACCCCGTAGCCCCATCCTGACCCACCTCTAGGATCCTAGAAAGTTTTCTGCCTTTTGAGACGTCAGGATAACGTCAGCCAGATTCTGCCCCTTCCCTGGATCCCGGCTGCCCTGCTCCACACAGTCCCCAACCTCAGGCTGCCCCCGCCCATCCCGGGGCTCCAGGCTGCCCCCAGCCCTCCAGTCTCCCTGACCCGGGCTACCCTCGCCTTCCCCTAGGGAGGAGGCAAAGAGCAAGACGGGGCTGCTGCGGGAAAGGGCGGAGCAGGAGGCGGCCCAGCAGCGGACGGAGGTGCAGCTCCTGCGGCGGCAGATCGCGCACCTGGACCAGCTGCACCGCTTCCTCGAGCGCAAGGACCACCGGCAGCTCGACCCCGCCGTCGTGGAGAAGCGCGAGAAGCGGGGTGAGGCCGGGCGCCCGCGGGGCCGGAGCGGGTGGGGTCAGCGCGGCCGGGGCGCCGCGGCCTCCGCTGCTCCCCAGCCGGCCCCGCGGCCGCCGCAGCCCTGGACGCCGGGCCCACTGCTCCCGCTTCCCCAGCCCGGGAGGCGGCCCGGGGCCTCCGGAAGACCTCGCAGGAGGAGCTGCTGCCGCGCGACGAGGACGCCCTGATCAAACTGTCCCGGCGCAGCGGGGAGAGCGACCCGGACCTGATGGTGGAGAAGTACCTGGAGCGTGAGCACCTGGCGGGGGCGGGAGAGGTGGGCGCCCCATCGCGAATCCGTGCCCGCCGTGCTCCGTGCGCCCCTCCGTCGCCCAGGGCGGCCCTCGCCCGGGGAGCCCCTTACGTCGGCCCGTCTCCCGCCGACCCCACGCCCGTCCCGCCCGTCTCGGGCCTCCTGTCCCCGGCCTTCCGTGTTTGTCTCCCTCTGGTCGGCATCTCTGTCCTCTCCGAGTGCCTGTCTCCCCGTCTTTTTGTTTCTGTCCCATTCGGCTCGTGTGCCCGGCCCCCGCCTCCCCCACCCTCTTGCCCGGGCCTGCCGCGCACCCCCACCTCCGTGCTTCTCCCGCCCCGAGCCCGTCGCGGCGTCTCCGGGGCCCTCGGCTCTCTCTCCCCCCGCGTCCCGTTCTCTCCCCCACTTCCCCGCGTCTGGGCCCTCTCGGTatttctgggcccctctgtgacTGTCTGTCGCACCTCCTGCGCCCACCCGGGCCCGCCCCGCCTCCCCGTGTCTTTGCCTGCGTCCCGCCCTCGCTGTCTCTGTTTCTTCGTTGTCCTTCTCAGCATCTGTTTCTCTGGCCTCCCGTGTGTCCGTCCGTTTCTCtgtgtctccgtctctctccgcCCCGCCCTTCCCGGCTCCCCGCAGTGGAGGACCGCAACTTCGCGGAGTTCAACTTCGTCAACGAGCAGAACTCGGGGCTGGAGCGCCTGCGGGAGGAGACCAGGGGGGTGAGTGAGACCCGCACCCCCCCCAGCCCTGTCCGGGCGCCTCCCCGCCTCCCCGCGTCAGGCTCCCCCTGAGGCGAGCCACGCTGGCGTCGGTCACACGGCCGCAGGTGCAGGAGGCCAAGGACAGGGCGCAGAGCAGCGAGGGGAGCCGGCGCTCGCGGCAAGAGCAGCAGCGAGCCGCCCTGCAGCAGCGCGTGGACGAGGTGCGCGCGGAGGCCGAGACCCTCGAGGGCCGCTTCCAGGACTTTCGGGGACAGCTGGAGAAGCTTAAGACCGGTGAGCGCCCGCCCCGGCTTTTGCACTGGGGAGGAT encodes:
- the ODAD1 gene encoding outer dynein arm-docking complex subunit 1 isoform X2, whose translation is MPLGLSARRTRSEDGREAFLEGMADWELSRLQHQCKLMEGERRAYSKGVHQRSNKQLEEIQRLEEARDKLQVQISVAQSQVKRLRDSERLQTMGHLLKCRAQVQAEVGELQEQARALDQQIQEWDTRISAHGKDATALGFILDQKVKVRRRLKTLEDQLDRVTCRFDVQLAQNAALREELDLLRIERNCYLNVDRKFQKELQLLWHTVDGLMVSSTSAFAVREEAKSKTGLLRERAEQEAAQQRTEVQLLRRQIAHLDQLHRFLERKDHRQLDPAVVEKREKRAREAARGLRKTSQEELLPRDEDALIKLSRRSGESDPDLMVEKYLELEDRNFAEFNFVNEQNSGLERLREETRGVQEAKDRAQSSEGSRRSRQEQQRAALQQRVDEVRAEAETLEGRFQDFRGQLEKLKTDIQRLFTRAQGDTTTINDLLGVKTYMRDRDVGLFLGLIEKRLVELLTVQAFLDAQSDSPASLAGAALLVLGQSPEEFPKKLTPPQLPDHLDDPVGFEARDDYPMSKEELLSHVTKLMEA
- the ODAD1 gene encoding outer dynein arm-docking complex subunit 1 isoform X1, encoding MPLGLSARRTRSEDGREAFLEGMADWELSRLQHQCKLMEGERRAYSKGVHQRSNKQLEEIQRLEEARDKLQVQISVAQSQVKRLRDSERLQTMGHLLKCRAQVQAEVGELQEQARALDQQIQEWDTRISAHGKDATALGFILDQKVKVRRRLKTLEDQLDRVTCRFDVQLAQNAALREELDLLRIERNCYLNVDRKFQKELQLLWHTVDGLMVSSTSAFAVREEAKSKTGLLRERAEQEAAQQRTEVQLLRRQIAHLDQLHRFLERKDHRQLDPAVVEKREKRAREAARGLRKTSQEELLPRDEDALIKLSRRSGESDPDLMVEKYLELEDRNFAEFNFVNEQNSGLERLREETRGVQEAKDRAQSSEGSRRSRQEQQRAALQQRVDEVRAEAETLEGRFQDFRGQLEKLKTGREAGPEGRRGPALSGLRIWDSLCPLTPDIQRLFTRAQGDTTTINDLLGVKTYMRDRDVGLFLGLIEKRLVELLTVQAFLDAQSDSPASLAGAALLVLGQSPEEFPKKLTPPQLPDHLDDPVGFEARDDYPMSKEELLSHVTKLMEA
- the ODAD1 gene encoding outer dynein arm-docking complex subunit 1 isoform X3 — protein: MGHLLKCRAQVQAEVGELQEQARALDQQIQEWDTRISAHGKDATALGFILDQKVKVRRRLKTLEDQLDRVTCRFDVQLAQNAALREELDLLRIERNCYLNVDRKFQKELQLLWHTVDGLMVSSTSAFAVREEAKSKTGLLRERAEQEAAQQRTEVQLLRRQIAHLDQLHRFLERKDHRQLDPAVVEKREKRAREAARGLRKTSQEELLPRDEDALIKLSRRSGESDPDLMVEKYLELEDRNFAEFNFVNEQNSGLERLREETRGVQEAKDRAQSSEGSRRSRQEQQRAALQQRVDEVRAEAETLEGRFQDFRGQLEKLKTGREAGPEGRRGPALSGLRIWDSLCPLTPDIQRLFTRAQGDTTTINDLLGVKTYMRDRDVGLFLGLIEKRLVELLTVQAFLDAQSDSPASLAGAALLVLGQSPEEFPKKLTPPQLPDHLDDPVGFEARDDYPMSKEELLSHVTKLMEA